DNA sequence from the Vicia villosa cultivar HV-30 ecotype Madison, WI linkage group LG3, Vvil1.0, whole genome shotgun sequence genome:
aacctctCTTCCCTTTTCTCTGctgactttttttctttttcactactCTCTCTGTTTTCAATCTTCTTCCTCACAACTGGggacatcatcttcttcatcatttcattcatcatcaatggaGTAAAGTTTCTTATTCAaaactttgtttatttttcatgttttattaactaattgagtttttgttttctatttttcagTTGCTATTCATTACTCTTTACCAAGGATTTATCTTCTTATTCATCTTTCAGATCTGAAACGGCTTCTGACTGGACCACCAGATCTGAAattaaaaccacaaaaatcaTCACCAGGTTTGAAATCAAAACCAATGGATCTGTGATGGAAACCTCCGGATCttaaaaaagtttatttttaacCTTCATCTTCAAGTGTTAGGCTttatagatttctgagtttttttcttaccttttttcattgttttatttttcaggcaTTGTTCTACATCAATGAGCCATAACATATCTATTTCCTCAATGAGTTTTTCTCTTAACTACTTTTTCAGTATTTGTATGTTCTATTTATTCtttcttcatcattttttttccttttgtttgcATGTTTGATTTTGTGGTTGATGTTAAGGTGTGAAAGTAACTGTAGCTTGATGGAATTTTTGGGAAGCTGTTGGAATTTTTGAGGTTCCCACATGCTACTACTGGTGTTTGATGGTCTGCTTCTTCAAAAACAAGGTttgttattttttgaatttttattatacaaGTCTTCTTTAATCGATattaagaaatattaattatgtgTTGATTCAATCCAAACAAAAGTTACATATTTTGTAACTTCTATTCTGatttgtattaaattatgtgatTTCTAAATAAATATTTGCATATTCATAAATATACATCAATTTTatcaaatctaaaaaaaaaaatttccataCTCATTCTGATTTTCTCCTTCTTttgttcttctccttcttttgttcttatttattttatttttttttataatttttgcaGATTTGCACAAGAATTAAGGATTttgttcttatttattttattttttataattttttgcaGATTTGCACAAGAATTAAGGAGAGAGACTATATTTACCTTTCAATTGAGTCTTTCCAAAGCACCATGTCCAATGGAACCATTACTGCAGCAACCTACTCctcattatttttttttctgaATACCCTCATCTATGTAGTCGACGTGacattattgaatttttatttttatttgaaaaatatggaatattaatcatttatttttctttacaaaatataatattaatattaatagacCTATCTTATaatatttagagtttgatgtgatATCTCTCATTTTTTAAGAAATCAAAAGCACTCTTATAAttagttcaaaatattataagttaATTTTGTCTGGAGTTTAAATTTCAAAAACATAATTTTTGTTAAAAGTAGCATTTTGTAATTTAAACGGTTTATATAGATTCTATTATATTTACTTTCTATGTTaaacatattaaaattatattttttatttaaaaaaaatcaaacagattaaaattatattttttatttaaaaaaatcaagttaaatattattttattagtcGTTAAATGATTATAGGAATGAGTCATATGAATTATATAAAGTTGAATGATATATTATAGTTTATAGCAAGTTCTAACCAATTTCAATATTCCTACTTTAAAAACCAGCctctaataaaatattaataacagaATGAACATAAGAATTATATGAGTTATTCACTTTCATGAATAAATAAACTATGAGAAattcaatttcatattttatgcaTTAAGAAAACAAACTTTCATTGTTGTTTCACTATTATTTATATACGAGGAAtgaaaaataaatgatgtattcaTCAAATTAATCATCTATTTTATTTGTTCTTGgaaatatttttagttattttttattgtaaaattttaatttataataatgataatgttttgaaaatgacaattacaacagttttgaatttttatttttattttatattttaaaaaatatgcaTCACTCATATATAGAATATTAATCTTATATTTTTGtttgtaaaatataatattatgatCTAAAACCAAGATCTCACATTGTtctaagaattaaaaaaatatattctaaaattCAGATCTCATAGtgtttcaaaaattttaaaaaaatgttctaAAACACCCGTATGTCACCCAGATGTCACATTGTtccaagaattaaaaaaaatattgtaaaacCCAGATGTCACATTATTCCAAGAATAAAAATGAGAtggacattaaaataaaatatggacattaaaataaaactatgaaATTACGTTATAAAGTGAAATTACGTTATAAACGTGGAATTATGTTATAAATTGACAATTTATGATAATAATTCATTAATTACCATgatattaattttcaattttcaatttatttttaatattaattaattacgtTAATTAtggtaattaaattttaataccatttttaatatcaattttcaaattattaataatacCAATTTACTTTATATTTTCAGTTTTTCAATTTATGATAATTAATACCtttattctaaaataaataattttttttaattttaaatgcaacattaatttttattttcaatttttttacaattattgcattattttttaatttaatattaatatttgatatttatGATAATCATAAAACTATTCATCTTTATCAAACTAAAAATGCAATTGGATTTCAATAAaaagtatatttttattaaatagtgtaaataattaaaataatgtaagaaatttaaaatatttattgataaaaaaaatgttactaCTGATTAGTTGGATAAATAAATGACTTTATTATATGGGGAGATCCATGACCAAAATTCTTAATATATAAATtgctttaattataatttattttataatcattCATGTCATAAATTTTTATTTCTGATAATAATTAGAATACAGTAATTTTGTTACTACTTTTATGGATGTTAATTATTATTTggcaaagagaaaataaatgcaataaaattttaataaatttattttcttctaatatgaaaatcatataaaatagaaaaatgaaattattaattcaaatatttaaatatgagAATTAATCAACTATtagaatattgaatattaacgggaacataaaattactgatcaaaatattaaaaattaacagaaacatgaaactactgatcacaatattataaatattaacgagaatctaaagttactgataaaaatattgaatattaacgaaaacatgaaattactgatcaaaatattgaatattaacgaaaacatgaagttactgttcacaatattgaatattaacggaaacatgaagttactaattaaaataatgaatattaacgacaatattgaatattaacgggaacctgaagttactgatcacaatatttaatattaacgggaacatgaaattacttatgacaatattgaatattaacgggaacctgaagttactgaatataatagtgaatattaacgggaacatgaaattattgatcacaatattgaatattaacgggaacatgaagttactgatcacaatattgaatattaacgggaacctgaagttattgatcaaaatattaaatattaacgggaatatgaagttactaatcaaaatattgaatattaacggaaacatggagttactgatcaaaatattttgaaattaatgagAACGAAgtttatgaataaaatattaaatattaactggAACAtgttactgaacaaaatattgattattaacgggaaaatGAAGTTATAAAAGGTtgtttagacacaatttaattttggtgcTTTAAATTTTGTTCCTAAATTTTTTTAGacacatgaagttactgatcaaaatattttgaagttaACGAGAACGAATTTCGTGAACAAAACATTAAATATTAActaaaacatgaagttactgatcaaaatattgattattaacgggaacatgaaattacaaaAGGTTGTTTAGACATAATTCTTTCAATTTTGTTCCTGAATTTTTTTAGGCAcaatttaatgttaattattcttatttttttccacaaaaatattacatacttttaatattttttttaatatgtgaaacaaatgcgcgtcccatatcagaacccgtgcgaacgcacgggtttgttactagttctaATATATTAGAATATATATGCATGCAGCTTGGGATGACAAGTATGTTGGTGCACAAATTCTTATTACAAaggtatatattaatattaatattattcaatctAACTCATCAATATTGCTACCTAAATATTCTAATATATTGGAACATATATGCATGCAGCTTGTTTTAGATGGAAGAGTACCGTCTTCAGGAAACACCAGGAGGTTTATCATGGGTTCTACCATGGGCTAATAATCAATATGTTGCTTCTGCTACATTTGCAATATCCACTTACTCTAAATATTTATCTTCAAAAAAAGCCTCCCTCAAATGTAGTGGTGATGCCGTTTCCATATCCACTTGCTCTAAATATGTTGCTTCTGCTACATTTGCAATATCCAGTTACTACTAGTAGTatagttaaatgaaaaataacaaacaataaaCAGGGACAGCAAAGGTAGAGCTTCAAATGTGGGCGTAAATTCTAGAaaacaaatacaaaaatatgcaagCAACCTTAGACTAGAATAACAAGGGACCAAATACAGAAATATGCAGTATAGAATAGAAGAAATATGTTAAAAGGCAGCATGAATATAAGAAGAAAAACAATGCTTTACCTCATTCCTATCACCAATACACTGATCACCAATAATAAGCCATAGATATTCTTCAAATTCTTCATCAGGAGCCTacataaaaaaaaactcaatcaCAGCACATATAGAGTTGCAATGGTAAATTAAAAGCAGCTGAAAATAAAAGGTAAGCCACCAAGCTGGCATTCCCGTATAAAACACTATTTAATCAAGTCAGTGGAAAGCTTGACTAAAGTCAAACTTTATCTATAAATAATGCTACGCTAACTTAAGAATCAAGAGCATATTTAAGGAATGATCAAAGTAGCCTCATATTGTAAAAATTAACAATAACAATTGAAGAAAGGAACGCACCAAACGAACATCAAAAGCTTTTGCAATGCCGGCTAAGGTAACATCTGAATGCAGTGGACCTACACCTCCCCATATAAATACCTAGAAGCAGGCCAGATGAATAATATGAACCATCATTTGATTTTCAAGAAATGTCACAACTTTCTAAGCATTTGTATATTACCATATCAGTCTTAGATTTCCGTCGCTCAACTTCTTCTGCCACAGAATCTATCTGTACAAAACACATGTGccataaaaataaaagtaaaggATTGGGTTAATGATGTCTATATTGCAGTTTGCATATGGTCTGTATCCAACCAACTTTTATATCTGTAAAGCAAAACCATTAATAAATACAGAGGTAGGACTTCTATAAAAATGAACTCACATTATTGTGAACTACAGAACATTGCAACACGGACCAACCAATGGAACCCAGCTTCCTACATAAATATGGTCCCAACTGATCCTCAACAATTCCAAACCTGAGCTATGGAGCAGGGTAAAGAATAATAGAACATTAAAAGAGCAGCTGAAGGACAATAAAAAAGCATTCACTGTACTGCACAGCAAGACATGATGGAGATTAAAAATCTGCggtttcatttatttttctttcattaaaAATGCTGTTTGTTCATGAGTATAACCAACTATGACAAAATATAGTAGCTCGGCAACAAATTAACCAGTATAAAATCAAAAAATTCAACAGGTTTAACATTGAATATTGATGATCCGAAACTCAAAAAGAGGGATAAATAGTCAGGTATAATTGAACTATCTCCCAATGGAAAATTATAATGCAGAGCATACTAGTAAACAGAGCATAGAGTTTCCAAAAGATTCAACATAATCCAATTGTCCATGTGATATTCTGGTACTTACAGAATCTCATCTCCCATAGCAATGACTGATGTTGTGAGTGTGCTGTTTTTATGCACATCCAAGCCATTGCTATCAGCAGTAAGTTGTCCACCAGAAGAAGATTTCCTTTTAACCCTCCCTGCCCTCTCTAATCTTCCATCAGAAAGTAAATATGCTGGTTTGAATTTATTGAAAGAATTAATGATGGATAGtaaggaattgggaaaagtgtCATATATGTTGCCAATTGAAGTATATCTGCACAAGATCATAAAGTTATAATTGCACACTGAAACTATTTGAATAAACACAATCAACTGGAACATAAGATCAACAATGATGGTACGATTAATAAATGCTAGAGATGAAATTGGTTGCTTTGACTTGTAGCTTCATGTAGTCTTATCCTATTAGGACCCTACTAACTCACAACCTCCACCATATGCAAAAGTGTATTTTTATGAGGTGAAATGAATTATAAATGAACGGCAAATACAAACGGTAATTTCATGTGAAAAGAGCTGACATTTGTAAACCAGTTCAGAAACTATGCATAAGAGAAATTCAGAGCTAAATAAACAATCGGATTCTATAACATTCTAATAGCTTGATTAATTCTCACCCCAAACCAAATCGAACTTCAAACCTAGCTCAGAACCAATTCTGCATCCCAATACAAATATGCCAAACAAATATGTCAAGCCAAGTACATTACCTGCCAAAAATATACTGAAAATTAGAACTGCATTCATGCccaaaacaattcaaaagaaTAAGACTACATGAAGCTGCAAGTCAAAGTAAAACCAGCATGTTTGTTCAATTCAACATCCAATTCATGTTCTACAGATTCATACCAAGCCAAAACACTTCAAGGCCAATGTTAATTCATCGTATCAGTTCAAGTGCATAAACGACTACTACGAAGGAAGGTTAAGGTTGAGTCTCGactcaaatttgattgaaaattccaAAATTATCATTAAAACATTGTAAATTTAAggggaaatttttattttttagaggGCAAAAAGATATCGGGCCAGAAAATGCTCAGGACCGGTAACCTCTCAGCTCCGCTATCCTGCTGTTTACCCTACGGCGGCCGTTATAGTGTTCTCCACCGCTAAGCGGTCGACATCGGCTCCACTTCGTTATAGCGCCACTATTGATTACTCTGTTGCAAACTACAACACAATTCCATTTGCATCAACAAGAATTAACGAATATTATATGAAAACTTTCACTCACTCATCTTAAACTACTTCGACGGGTTACAAAATACACAAAAACACAGAGGGAAGGCGGCAaatttttgttattgttgaatGGACTAACAATTATGTACTGATAACTATAGTTAGTAATTCTATCAAATAACACTAACAGTAGCAACATAATTTTCCAATAGGAATTAACTACTAACTTCTAATAGTTTTATTAACACTAACAGTAGCCCAATTGGATTTAAAATTATTGCAATCAAAATGAAAAAGATACCTGAACTCCACCGTCGCCGCCTTCCCTTTGAGAAATCTCAAACTCACGATTCTTAGCTAGTAACACCACGTCCAATACTGCAAAGGCATAACGCCGAAATATCAAACTCAAATCGTAGAAACCATGGAAGAGAAATCTGAAATGAAAAACGAAGTTCACTAAAGTACTTGATTGGAAAACCCCAAAATCAAAACCTCCGAACGAGAAATCACCAACCCTGTATGAGAAACCCCAAATGCCAAAACCCTAGAAACAACTTATGGCAATCGTGTGAGAAGGCTTGGAAGGAATGATGCAACTTGCAAGAAGGgttttgtggatattttgttttttctgaGTGAATCAAGTTTGGGAGAGATGTTGGTTCCTTCAAAGAGTGCAAAAGGAGAGAGTAAATGAGAACGTGGGAGATGGAATTGAAAAGATAATATTGAAGAAATCTTGCGGGATGATAAATACCTAGCAAATTTTATTGTCATTGACACTTGCGGGGTGCTCCTCACCCTGCAACCTCCGTGTCTGACACATGTCCCTACCACATTCCATCATCATTAATTATCaggtttattttttttcaaaattttaaaaaaaaaacttgcaaAGTGGACCGCACCTCGCAACGTAAAAAGGAATTGAGACTTGCGGGGTGGTTTGCACTTCGTAACTTTTGTGTCAGTAAAATCAACAAAGAGTCACCTGTCACCCTGACTTCTcagtaaatttaatatttaatttttcaataaCTTTTTTAAAACATTGTTGCGGGGTGTTTAACACTCTGcaacttttttttctaaaatttcaaaCTTCCCTCCCTCCTTTGTGAGATGGaaaaacatttatatatatttttttaagaaaactgagttGCGAGGTGGTTTGCATCCCGCAACTGCAATAATTTGTGAGGTGCTAGTCACCTGGCAAATTCACCCAGCTAATCACCAGTTTTCTTGTAGTGCTTATAATAGTATGTTAAATAAAATCACGAGGTAAATGTCATTTTCAAGACTTCTTTAGATTAAActcattaatcaaattaaatggtgATTCTAATTCGACTTCCGGTTGCACAACATTCAAATTCTCCGTATTTTTTCTATCAACTAAAAATCTCCTCATCTCTAAACAAAAGATAAAGTAGTTACAAGAATTCAACCTTGATATAAATTTATTGTCAAATTCAACAATATTGTGTATATACAATCACCACTATTATGAATTcaacaacaataaaataaattgtaaaataaattaataatatataaaattaaaataatatttcatgATTTCTTAtagttattaaaaattaatatttatatattataatcatAGAAAGAGGATgagaaacataaacaaataagTAAGACCAAAACTTTAGAAAaggatattttttatttcttcaatGAACCAATTCATTGTAGTTCCAATCTCTTATATGAAGTTGCAATCTCTTTTATATGAAGTTGCAATCAACTCTTTAGGTACAAGAGTAGAAATtatagaaaaaataacataaaagcaattgaaatttgaaaataattttttttaatttcagtaattaatttcattattaaACCTAAGATCCCAAATACTAAATAACAACCACCAATCAAAATACAAAGATTAGAAGGAAAATAATTCAATGAAAAAAGAGAAATAGAGGGAGGACGGGAAGAGGACCAGAGAATGGCGGAGTCGTGGTTACGGAGATGGGAGGAGGACGACGGAGCCGCGGTCTCGTAGAGATGGACTGTAAAGGTGTGTTACATTTGGCAAAGTTTAAcgatttctttttgtttttaccctctcttttttcttttttttctcctttaaattttttaccttttcttttattttttgaccCAAAAAAATTGGGTTGGCCCAAAAAGTTTGGGCAATTTCCCAAGGTGGTCGTAGGTTGAAACCACCACTGACTGGTATTAAGTTGATGGTTTCTAGAAAGATGGTTGACTcattgtattaaaaaaaattatgataacaTGGTGGTCATGCGTGTTTTCCGATTGAATTAGTGTGTCACATGGATGAATGGACTCACTTGAAAGTATATTGTTTTGTATATCAATCGTAAGTAAGAGTTTCACAATGAATATAAATTATTGTGAAATACAACAATATTTGATCACACATAGACTTTTGATGTGTGACACATagaataataacaaataaaataaatggtaTCAAGCAAAATTATTAAATCTTTCATCTAGTATATGCAAATCTACACGAGAAAGAACAAGATAAAAGACGGGATcacaaagaattttttttacacGATTTGATTAACCGAACCACTGGGGGAGAACATCTATTTAATTTACTAAACATCAAAAGTTATTACAAAAGATTACAGTctaagttacaagaaaatagttttccaaactCTCCAAAACAACCCATATTTTCTACTCTTAAGTGTTTCATAGGAAAGTTTACAATAAGATACATTTAATGTTGGAGGAGAATATATTTTGAGGGAAAATCATCATTTCGATTAATAATGATCATGTCCTGTTGAAGCACAATTCAAGAGTTGAAACTCTCAAAAAGACCTAATGGCTTACATGATTAGTGAGTGAATTGAGTGATCAACAATGTGAAATTCAGATGCATTATGATAGTTTTAATatcatttatttgatatttgtttggATGGAGATTGTTGAGCATATAGATCATAGGCATAATCAATATTACTTTTTTTGcacttttatcatttattttctcaTCTGTCACTAGTTGTTAACTTTAAcatattttattgttttaaaagtCCTTCTTAAATGTGCACTGATATAGACAATTTTTCATTGCACCCTTATTCATTAGGGCGCATCTCTGAAAAATCCCAAAATATTCTTGAGTGAATTCAGAGATACATCTTTAGACGTATTAAATCtcattttttgttaaaatttagttcggagatacatctccgaattaacCTCAAAAaaatttggagatgtatctctgaattTTTCTCATGCAGTTCATTATGTTATTTGAACCCATTTACTAAACCTTTTTATTGAAATTGACGTTGTTGTCGAAGACTCTCATTCGATTTTAACTAATATTAGAGTCATGGGAATTATATCCTCACGTTATGGCCCTTGCGTTCCTGCGCTTCTGGCATTTACGCGACCTAACATAAAAAACTCGACTTTATGAACAATCGACTCTGAAACGAAATTTTACCGTGTCAATTCATCAGAAAAAATCAGGGATCAAAGCCCCTTATTATGGGACAAGATACGGGACACCACCCTAAAAATCCTAAAtttcttatttttctattttatttgatttattttccgTT
Encoded proteins:
- the LOC131660104 gene encoding uncharacterized protein LOC131660104 isoform X3; translated protein: MGDEILFGIVEDQLGPYLCRKLGSIGWSVLQCSVVHNNIDSVAEEVERRKSKTDMVFIWGGVGPLHSDVTLAGIAKAFDVRLAPDEEFEEYLWLIIGDQCIGDRNEQKQHI
- the LOC131660104 gene encoding uncharacterized protein LOC131660104 isoform X1, with the protein product MFQLIVFIQIVSVCNYNFMILCRYTSIGNIYDTFPNSLLSIINSFNKFKPAYLLSDGRLERAGRVKRKSSSGGQLTADSNGLDVHKNSTLTTSVIAMGDEILFGIVEDQLGPYLCRKLGSIGWSVLQCSVVHNNIDSVAEEVERRKSKTDMVFIWGGVGPLHSDVTLAGIAKAFDVRLAPDEEFEEYLWLIIGDQCIGDRNEQKQHI
- the LOC131660104 gene encoding uncharacterized protein LOC131660104 isoform X2, yielding MFQLIVFIQIVSVCNYNFMILCRYTSIGNIYDTFPNSLLSIINSFNKFKPAYLLSDGRLERAGRVKRKSSSGGQLTADSNGLDVHKNSTLTTSVIAMGDEILFGIVEDQLGPYLCRKLGSIGWSVLQCSVVHNNIDSVAEEVERRKSKTDMVFIWGGVGPLHSDVTLAGIAKAFDVRLAPDEEFEEYLWLIIGDQCIGDRNEKQHI